One genomic window of Coffea eugenioides isolate CCC68of chromosome 1, Ceug_1.0, whole genome shotgun sequence includes the following:
- the LOC113778161 gene encoding transcription repressor OFP3-like, translated as MGNYRFRLSDMMPNAWFYKLRDMSSRSRAASHPPAKKKSSSTSTKAPSQKSPYYLSQPRQSYYYSSDFSTKGSHQFRHGSTLPKGSDHLHFPDPPRRSSKRRTRRKTVYRPSPRRMNTTSFASDDHCNCHASSVTSVWLKPEQALVRDLFDSSTDSSVEPDFLRSPSSVFESDVIDAPESPNGLASRSSSCSCGFSSSATDIIIDVNAKSYTRKIEKLDAFDKMPELEDLPPILTKPAKFDDALEKAAKFRNSPKLERESAARHGSVSSKTVREETVKAKRETTSSPGTRKSVSHSTGIKLRANSPKLASKKIQGQGRKSVSGNRRSKTLQKKGFSESFAIVKASIDPEKDFRESMMEMIVENNIRASKDLEELLACYLSLNSDEYHELIIKAFEQIWFNMPDL; from the coding sequence ATGGGGAATTACAGATTTAGATTGTCGGATATGATGCCAAATGCCTGGTTTTACAAGCTCAGAGATATGAGCAGCAGAAGCAGGGCTGCTTCTCATCCTCCTGCCAAGAAAAAGTCATCCTCAACCAGTACTAAAGCCCCCTCTCAGAAATCGCCCTACTACCTCTCTCAGCCAAGACAATCTTACTACTACAGCTCAGATTTCAGCACAAAAGGCAGCCACCAATTTCGCCATGGAAGCACATTACCAAAAGGCTCTGATCATCTTCACTTCCCTGATCCACCAAGAAGATCATCAAAgagaagaacaagaagaaagaCTGTTTATAGACCTTCTCCAAGACGGATGAATACGACCTCTTTCGCCTCTGATGATCATTGTAATTGTCATGCCTCCTCGGTAACTTCAGTCTGGCTGAAGCCTGAACAAGCCTTGGTCAGAGACTTGTTTGATTCTTCCACTGATAGTTCTGTTGAGCCGGACTTCCTGAGATCTCCATCCTCAGTGTTCGAGTCCGATGTCATTGATGCACCTGAATCGCCCAATGGACTGGCATCAAGGTCTAGTTCTTGCAGCTGTGGATTCAGTTCTTCGGCTACTGATATCATTATTGATGTGAATGCAAAATCCTACACTAGGAAAATTGAGAAGCTAGATGCATTTGACAAAATGCCAGAGCTGGAGGACCTCCCTCCAATTCTGACAAAGCCTGCAAAATTCGACGATGCATTAGAAAAAGCAGCCAAGTTTAGGAACTCGCCTAAATTGGAAAGGGAATCGGCAGCCCGTCATGGTTCAGTTTCTAGCAAAACTGTCAGGGAGGAAACTGTCAAGGCAAAAAGAGAAACAACAAGCAGCCCTGGAACGCGGAAATCTGTTTCCCACTCTACTGGGATAAAGCTGAGGGCTAATTCTCCAAAACTAGCAAGCAAGAAAATTCAGGGTCAAGGCAGAAAGAGCGTGTCAGGTAATAGGCGTTCAAAGACATTGCAGAAAAAGGGCTTCTCAGAGAGCTTTGCAATAGTAAAAGCATCCATCGATCCTGAAAAAGACTTCAGAGAATCGATGATGGAGATGATCGTAGAAAACAATATCCGGGCATCAAAGGATTTAGAAGAGCTTCTTGCTTGTTATCTTTCATTAAATTCAGATGAGTATCATGAGCTCATCATCAAGGCATTTGAGCAAATCTGGTTCAACATGCCTGATCTGTAA
- the LOC113781671 gene encoding transcription repressor OFP17 produces the protein MKVRNPSPFKCKLFNPCKKLLHFFKLRLGKPLFIRALQFRRSKYPPRKPRKRVLSIFDCLMPSRDMDRVLELKSFSDAGHSRAPFPSPLTPASVKMRAAIEEVVSGEEEVEDACRSFENHLVDMIVDEGKMRDLMDVEELLHCWNNLKSPVFIDLVCRFYGELCRDLFSNSPQQSAIASKTLLH, from the coding sequence ATGAAGGTGAGAAATCCAAGTCCCTTCAAATGCAAGCTTTTCAATCCATGCAAAAAGTTGCTACATTTCTTTAAGCTTAGACTTGGGAAGCCCCTCTTTATAAGAGCCCTTCAGTTTCGTCGTTCCAAATATCCTCCCAGAAAGCCAAGAAAGCGAGTCCTTTCCATTTTTGATTGCCTAATGCCATCAAGAGACATGGATCGAGTCCTGGAGCTCAAGAGCTTTTCAGATGCTGGCCACAGCAGAGCACCATTTCCCTCGCCTCTCACGCCTGCTTCCGTGAAGATGAGGGCAGCCATTGAAGAGGTAGTTTCTGGGGAGGAAGAGGTGGAGGATGCGTGCAGAAGCTTCGAGAACCACTTGGTTGACATGATTGTTGATGAGGGGAAAATGAGAGATCTCATGGATGTAGAAGAGCTGCTCCATTGCTGGAATAATCTCAAGAGCCCTGTTTTCATTGACTTGGTATGCAGATTCTATGGAGAGTTATGCAGAGATCTGTTTTCCAACAGTCCCCAACAGAGTGCCATTGCTTCAAAGACGCTCCTACACTAG
- the LOC113782218 gene encoding protein GRAVITROPIC IN THE LIGHT 1, with translation MMECAAAKPSNTPSNISDIVSRFARVCKFMSIGVFTAENQCSDGGKKVAFLGEETSSDLSAEAERDNEKIHLVDEGSVGCECGHLEICKLFDTVSTVKLAYIKLQEAHIPYDPDKIVAADEVVVSQLETLCAIKRAFKEKQLREVNSVSACLALLLAEIQVQERLLEKLKSEVKTKEAKVVNLHRELEDLKLENKRLSEEFKKRGMECIKTVNVSSFEEIVKAVSKATHDFAKPLIALMKVSGWDLDHAANAIENKVVYAKRSHKKYAFEAYIARRMFHGFSSQSCDTERIMTLDDPINVLIEEPQSEFAKFCRKKYLLLIHPWMETSFFGNTDHRTFVTNGLHPYTPFYRAFVRMARWVWILQGTYSATIPKVEIFYVDRGSDFSGSYMECVEELKDDAFMVSRGDKRFKVEFMILPGFRIGDTLIRSQVYLSKVRSSNVA, from the coding sequence ATGATGGAATGTGCAGCTGCTAAACCGTCCAATACCCCTTCGAATATTTCAGACATTGTTTCCAGATTTGCGAGAGTTTGCAAGTTCATGTCCATTGGGGTCTTTACTGCCGAAAACCAGTGCAGTGATGGTGGTAAAAAGGTGGCATTTTTAGGAGAGGAAACCAGCAGTGATCTCTCTGCGGAGGCCGAGCGTGATAATGAGAAGATCCATCTGGTTGACGAGGGGAGTGTAGGATGTGAATGTGGGCATTTGGAGATTTGCAAGTTGTTTGATACAGTTTCAACTGTAAAGTTAGCTTATATTAAGCTTCAAGAAGCTCATATTCCTTATGACCCTGATAAAATTGTTGCAGCTGATGAAGTTGTGGTCTCTCAACTTGAAACACTCTGCGCGATTAAGCGAGCTTTTAAGGAAAAGCAGTTGAGGGAAGTGAATTCTGTTTCTGCTTGCTTGGCTCTTTTGCTTGCAGAAATCCAAGTTCAAGAGCGGCTTTTGGAGAAATTGAAGTCTGAAGTCAAAACTAAGGAGGCTAAGGTGGTTAATCTGCATCGAGAGCTTGAGGATTTGAAGTTGGAAAACAAGAGGTTGAGTGAGGAATTTAAGAAACGAGGAATGGAGTGTATAAAGACTGTGAATGTTTCTTCCTTTGAGGAGATTGTGAAAGCAGTTTCAAAGGCAACTCACGATTTTGCTAAGCCATTGATtgccttaatgaaagtttcGGGTTGGGATTTAGACCACGCTGCAAATGCTATAGAAAATAAGGTTGTGTATGCCAAGAGGTCCCACAAGAAGTATGCATTCGAAGCTTACATTGCCCGGAGAATGTTTCATGGGTTCTCGTCCCAGTCATGCGATACAGAGAGAATAATGACACTTGATGACCCAATTAATGTTCTAATTGAGGAACCACAATCTGAGTTTGcaaaattttgcagaaaaaaGTACCTATTGTTAATTCATCCGTGGATGGAAACATCCTTTTTCGGCAACACTGACCATAGAACATTTGTGACCAATGGATTGCATCCATATACACCATTCTACAGAGCATTTGTCAGAATGGCAAGATGGGTTTGGATCCTGCAAGGAACTTACAGTGCAACAAttccaaaagttgagattttttatgtTGATCGAGGAAGTGATTTCTCAGGCAGTTACATGGAATGTGTAGAGGAGTTGAAGGATGATGCATTCATGGTCAGTCGAGGAGATAAGAGGTTTAAAGTTGAGTTTATGATCTTGCCTGGGTTTAGAATCGGTGACACTTTGATAAGGTCTCAAGTCTATCTTTCTAAAGTGAGGTCCTCAAATGTTGCTTGA